The Styela clava chromosome 2, kaStyClav1.hap1.2, whole genome shotgun sequence genome contains a region encoding:
- the LOC120336828 gene encoding uncharacterized protein LOC120336828, producing the protein MAGIENQAFSDQSVPETSEDKPAILDVTKEGHFKINKAGKVKVPRRVLHCSDGVYEEYSTDEEEDEAELQPVVDPKTLKWAPYLWYWTTRSAVKSLAVCDYLGEKLAWFFGITSPRYQYALDELERMKQEEKEQEEMEKEEREAELDFVKTSESKLQSHPPKQINYGTSQSVSTPLDVSDVKLTSNEEGDR; encoded by the exons ATGGCAGGCATTGAG AATCAAGCATTCAGTGACCAAAGTGTTCCAGAAACTTCTGAAGACAAACCTGCCATATTAGATGTTACAAAAGAAGGTCATTTTAAAATTAACAAAGCTGGAAAAGTGAAG GTGCCAAGAAGAGTATTACATTGCAGTGATGGTGTTTATGAAGAATACAGCACGGATGAAGAGGAAGATGAAGCAGAATTACAACCGGTTGTTGATCCG AAGACCCTCAAGTGGGCACCATATCTTTGGTATTGGACGACTAGATCAGCAGTAAAAAGCTTAGCAG TGTGCGATTATCTTGGCGAGAAACTGGCTTGGTTCTTCGGAATTACAAGTCCAAGATATCAGTACGCTCTTGATGAATTGGAGAGAATGAAACAAGAGGAAAAGGAACAGGAGGAAATGGAAAAGGAAGAAAGAGAAGCTGAACttgattttgtgaaaacttcCGAATCCAAACTTCAATCTCATCCTCCAAAACAGATAAATTATGG aaCTTCCCAATCCGTTTCAACTCCACTTGATGTGAGTGATGTGAAACTGACCTCCAACGAGGAAGGCGATCGCTGA
- the LOC120336821 gene encoding glutathione S-transferase omega-1-like produces the protein MSPPRHMTNEDPFPEKTKGKLRFYNMRYCPYALRARLMLTLKEVNFETINIHLRKKPEWFLEKFSAGTVPVIEIDEKILGESLVIAEYIDEVYSKPGEQIVPKDPYERARARMLISNLFPKVISAVYQRLKKEENWKVDFYKYFDKIEKILAEKNFFAGDVLGYADYMIWPWMRYFGPHCVDDALTEGRFPNLERWLTTMKKDPVVVKCAIPPNILAKFAEAYVTREFVYDLE, from the coding sequence ATGTCACCACCCCGTCACATGACAAATGAGGATCCATTCCCAGAAAAGACGAAAGGGAAATTGCGGTTTTACAACATGCGATACTGCCCTTATGCTCTTCGGGCACGACTAATGCTTACACTAAAAGAAGTTAATTTTGAAACCATTAATATTCATCTAAGAAAGAAACCTGAATGGTTTTTAGAGAAATTTTCCGCTGGAACTGTTCCGGTGATTGAAATAGATGAGAAAATTTTGGGAGAGTCTTTAGTAATAGCCGAGTATATTGATGAGGTGTACTCAAAGCCAGGAGAGCAAATAGTACCAAAGGATCCATATGAGCGAGCAAGAGCTAGGATGCTCATTTCAAATCTCTTCCCCAAGGTGATTAGTGCAGTCTACCAGCGActcaaaaaagaagaaaactgGAAGGTAGAtttctataaatattttgataaaattgaaaaaatcctcgctgaaaagaatttttttgctGGGGACGTACTTGGATATGCTGATTATATGATATGGCCATGGATGCGGTATTTTGGTCCTCATTGCGTTGATGATGCATTAACAGAGGGGAGGTTCCCCAATTTAGAGCGTTGGTTGACGACAATGAAGAAGGATCCTGTTGTAGTGAAATGTGCCATTCCTCCTAATATTCTTGCCAAGTTCGCAGAAGCTTATGTTACAAGGGAATTTGTCTATGATTTGGAGTAG
- the LOC120336770 gene encoding retinoblastoma-like protein 1 gives MSSEEENDAACDLDQRYMELCLAVNMDKPTMEQALQDFQNTSKNYTLEGDGLHWLVCALYVKSRESIVPTVSGMNSKGNFVSLNKLLKAAGLSFVCFLRKMEKWLEMNTSIASDFRERIASLERSFCVNTPIFKKFLPLFQTVFLDPFDPQNTPTKHKSRRPRKVQCTTSDIFKFCWTTFIHAKATQYRAITEDLVSSFQLLLSVINFCFANALQCNHRAKLLNPDFAGLPENWDKPDFKPPTTPPDIIGLLVDNQAASGLSRMQADNFSFAARVINRHQFTSYVRSLLNPEGDVLSGDADTLSNLFLPQNFEKNKKAIDMCYEEYILTEGDFDERIFLCDDVEQELGTPIKQRKLELKAQSVAVDNMSPIKISLQRPESDITIKPNTPLTNRMLLAGRELGNTTPVSRAVQSVAKLQLLLHGQEFEFSAIFIKEILHNSSEVSDSISSRLQDMGVKFLDAYCKPYKDQPGGARDFGETRLHMIKTLYFKSLQNIIWQEKKRMEGRKNGGSCEQLLSRDDFHLLLFGCCVEVVLFSYHSTRVFPWVLEATNTKAYYFYKVIELMIRAEEGLSREVVKHLNHIEEKILESMAWQSDSPLWEAIENLSNVPSCEEVNYPHQVTPVAGIAATMKVHPRVRQVADQTNALSNSNKSESNFISNTMVHDRFSSPVPGSVKRCLFQSDEGNILNAAVRTPTVVENADNQKPKRTGSLALFFRKVYHMAGIRVKDLCDKLNIPVGLQAKVWTTFEQSLIRCTFLMRNRHMDQLIMCAVYVLAKVTQHDQSFQEIMRCYRSQPQASSHVYRNVLIHEANPDDENGSDIEVRDDLIQFYNKIYVPALKDFVKKFSTSSNANMEAPPLSPMPTSRCVVKSPRKVVGSYQIYISPHKICGETSLMSTSPALEYSFQRSPSTNLRDFNAMISRHKPIQRKRTLDFSKVDDFNTDAGNHALASKLQKVHDDRTKLK, from the coding sequence ATGTCTAGCGAGGAAGAGAATGATGCGGCCTGTGACCTCGACCAACGGTACATGGAGCTCTGCCTTGCTGTTAATATGGATAAGCCAACCATGGAGCAGGCACTTcaagattttcaaaatacaaGCAAAAACTATACACTTGAGGGTGACGGTCTTCACTGGCTTGTATGTGCACTTTATGTGAAAAGTAGAGAAAGCATTGTCCCAACTGTGTCAGGAATGAATAGTAAAGGAAATTTTGTTTCGTTGAATAAGTTGCTAAAAGCTGCAGGCCTCAGTTTTGTATGCTTTTTGCGCAAAATGGAAAAGTGGTTGGAAATGAATACAAGCATCGCATCTGATTTTCGTGAGCGAATTGCTTCCCTGGAAAGAAGCTTTTGTGTCAATACGCCAATCTTCAAAAAATTTCTTCCTTTGTTCCAAACTGTGTTCTTAGATCCATTTGACCCTCAAAACACTCCAACTAAACATAAAAGTAGGAGACCTAGAAAGGTTCAATGCACTACAAGCGATATCTTCAAATTTTGTTGGACAACTTTCATTCATGCCAAAGCCACTCAATACAGAGCAATCACTGAAGACCTTGTGAGTTCTTTCCAACTTCTACTCAGTGTTATTAATTTCTGCTTTGCAAATGCCTTGCAGTGTAATCATAGGGCCAAACTTCTGAACCCTGATTTCGCTGGTTTGCCTGAGAATTGGGATAAACCAGATTTCAAACCACCCACCACACCACCTGATATTATTGGATTGTTAGTAGATAATCAAGCAGCTTCTGGTCTATCGAGAATGCAAGCTGATAACTTTTCATTTGCGGCTCGGGTAATTAACAGACATCAGTTTACTTCATATGTTCGATCCCTTCTGAATCCTGAAGGGGATGTTCTGTCAGGTGACGCAGACACATTGTCGAACTTGTTTTTgccgcaaaattttgaaaagaataaaaaagcAATTGACATGTGCTATGAGGAGTATATTCTAACTGAAGGAGATTTTGATGAACGTATATTTTTGTGCGATGATGTTGAGCAGGAGCTCGGAACTCCGATAAAACAAAGAAAGCTTGAATTGAAAGCACAATCAGTGGCTGTTGATAACATGTCGCCTATCAAAATTTCTTTACAAAGACCAGAAAGTGATATTACTATCAAGCCAAATACTCCCCTAACGAATAGAATGCTTTTAGCTGGTCGAGAATTAGGTAACACTACACCAGTGTCTAGAGCGGTACAAAGTGTCGCTAAACTTCAATTATTGTTGCATGGTCAAGAATTTGAGTTTTCTGCCATTTTCATCAAGGAGATCCTCCACAATTCTTCAGAGGTGTCAGATTCCATTTCTAGTCGATTGCAGGATATGGGTGTAAAATTTCTGGATGCTTATTGCAAACCTTATAAGGATCAGCCAGGTGGTGCCAGAGATTTTGGTGAGACAAGACTTCATATGATAAAAACCCTCTATTTTAAATcacttcaaaatattatttggcAAGAAAAAAAGCGCATGGAAGGAAGAAAGAATGGTGGAAGCTGTGAGCAACTACTATCACGTGATGATTTCCATTTACTTTTGTTTGGTTGTTGTGTGGAGGTTGTTCTCTTTTCTTATCATTCAACTCGAGTGTTCCCATGGGTTCTCGAGGCCACTAACACCAAAGCATATTACTTTTACAAAGTTATTGAGTTGATGATTCGTGCAGAAGAAGGTCTTTCAAGAGAAGTTGTCAAACATCTGAATcatatagaagagaaaatattagAAAGCATGGCGTGGCAAAGTGATTCTCCTCTTTGGGAAGCaattgaaaatttatctaaTGTCCCATCATGTGAAGAAGTAAACTATCCCCATCAAGTAACTCCTGTTGCAGGCATCGCTGCCACAATGAAGGTTCATCCTCGTGTTCGTCAAGTAGCTGATCAAACTAACGCATTATCTAATTCCAATAAATCAGAGAGCAATTTCATATCTAATACAATGGTACATGACAGATTTAGCTCACCAGTTCCAGGGAGCGTAAAAAGATGTTTGTTCCAGTCTGATGAGGGAAATATATTAAACGCTGCTGTTCGTACTCCAACTGTAGTAGAAAATGCAGATAATCAAAAGCCGAAGCGCACTGGTTCTCTTGCCCTTTTCTTTAGAAAAGTCTATCATATGGCCGGTATCAGAGTAAAggatttatgtgacaaattaaataTTCCAGTCGGATTACAAGCGAAAGTGTGGACAACATTTGAACAATCACTTATACGGTGCACTTTTCTCATGCGTAATCGTCACATGGACCAACTTATCATGTGTGCTGTATATGTGCTTGCCAAAGTCACACAACATGACCAATCGTTCCAGGAGATAATGAGGTGTTATCGTAGTCAGCCACAAGCTAGCAGTCACGTTTATCGAAATGTTCTTATTCACGAGGCAAACCCAGATGATGAAAACGGATCTGATATAGAAGTTCGGGATGATTTAATTcaattctacaataagatttaTGTTCCTGCCTTGAaagattttgttaaaaaatttagtACATCTTCCAATGCCAACATGGAAGCTCCTCCGCTTTCTCCAATGCCAACTTCTCGATGTGTTGTCAAATCTCCTAGAAAAGTTGTCGGGagttatcaaatatatatctCCCCTCACAAGATATGTGGTGAGACATCTCTAATGTCAACAAGTCCTGCTTTGGAGTATAGCTTTCAACGAAGCCCATCAACAAATCTTCGTGATTTCAATGCAATGATAAGTCGACATAAGCCGATTCAACGCAAGCGTACTTTGGATTTCTCAAAGGTTGATGATTTTAACACCGATGCGGGAAACCACGCTCTTGCATCCAAATTGCAGAAGGTTCACGATGATCGAACAAAGCTCAAATGA